The following are from one region of the Arachis duranensis cultivar V14167 chromosome 10, aradu.V14167.gnm2.J7QH, whole genome shotgun sequence genome:
- the LOC107468451 gene encoding receptor-like serine/threonine-protein kinase SD1-8 isoform X11, producing the protein MRIFFTHLIDYIIIAIGFFFITPSTSFDTLTRTQILTTNQTLLSQNQSFVLGFFRGSNTNYYLGIWYNNIIPQTIVWVANRDNPIETSTGYLKIGDNGNFVLLNSSGNPAWSSNQTHAKNPVLQLLDTGNLVLKDSSDKTNNNYLWQSFDYPTDTLLPGMKFGWNLDTGTEKHLTSWKVEGEDPSSGEYTLKIDYHGLPEGFFRRNQTITYRTGPWNGERFSGNPAMKDNTDGLKFNFTYDDHGVWYSFSVTRPSLSRIIVTSDSDGEFRRYLWIQGRWNKFWYKPSDQCDHYRECGPYGVCDNNASPVCTCMKGFSPKNPQAWNLRDGSDGCVRNTGLNCSTDKFLHLENMKLPETSSVFINKNMTLDECGSLCKRNCSCTAYANIDIRNGGSGCVMWIGQLFDMSVYPTDGQDLYVRLAAADIGSTFSNKNHRVVQAIGITLAALVLVFGLVAICYLWKKGKQRSRGFVHRNHDWLMNEVVPSRRYLGDERNMDDLELPMFDFDTLMMATNNFSIDNKLGEGGFGSVYRGRLIEGQEIAVKRLSEDSGQGIEEFKNEVKLIVKLQHRNLVRLLGCCIKKNEKMLVYEYMENRGLDSILFDKSKRSLLDWERRFHIIYGIAKGLLYLHQDSRFRIIHRDLKTSNILLDNEMNPKISDFGLARILNKDQIQAKTLRIVGTYGYMSPEYAMDGNFSIKSDVFSFGVIVLEIITGKKNREFYSNDDELNLLGYVWRHWHEGTVLTLIDPSIGNSYTESKVIKCIHIGLLCVQECAEDRPTMSSVVLMLSSEALSMPSPKNPGFSTKKNHLKIDLSPSKQDTTWSVNQVTITMLDGR; encoded by the exons ATGAGAATCTTCTTCACTCATCTTATTGACTACATCATCATTGCTATTggtttcttcttcatcactccATCAACCTCTTTCGATACTTTAACCCGAACACAAATCCTCACAACCAACCAAACGCTATTGTCACAAAACCAATCCTTCGTGCTGGGCTTCTTCAGAGGTTCCAACACCAACTATTACCTCGGAATATGGTACAACAACATCATTCCTCAAACCATAGTTTGGGTTGCAAACAGAGACAATCCCATTGAAACCTCCACAGGCTATCTCAAGATTGGAGACAATGGAAACTTTGTCCTCCTCAATTCATCCGGGAACCCTGCATGGTCCTCCAACCAAACCCACGCCAAGAATCCAGTTCTCCAGCTCCTTGATACCGGTAACCTTGTTCTCAAAGATTCATCAGATAAGACCAATAATAATTACTTATGGCAGAGCTTTGATTACCCAACGGATACCTTGTTACCGGGCATGAAGTTCGGTTGGAACCTGGATACAGGAACGGAGAAGCACTTAACATCATGGAAGGTCGAAGGTGAAGACCCTTCAAGCGGTGAATACACTTTGAAGATAGATTACCATGGTTTACCTGAGGGCTTCTTCAGGAGAAACCAAACTATAACGTACCGAACTGGTCCTTGGAATGGTGAGAGATTCAGTGGGAACCCGGCGATGAAAGACAACACCGATGGTCTCAAGTTCAATTTCACTTATGATGATCATGGTGTGTGGTACTCTTTTTCCGTTACAAGACCTTCCTTGTCGAGGATAATTGTGACATCTGATTCTGATGGCGAGTTTCGACGCTACCTGTGGATACAAGGAAGATGGAACAAGTTCTGGTACAAACCGTCGGATCAATGCGACCATTACAGGGAGTGTGGTCCGTACGGAGTGTGTGACAATAATGCATCGCCGGTTTGCACATGTATGAAAGGGTTCAGCCCTAAGAACCCTCAGGCTTGGAATCTGAGAGATGGATCTGATGGGTGTGTGAGGAACACGGGTTTGAATTGTTCCACTGACAAGTTCTTGCATCTTGAGAACATGAAGCTGCCGGAGACGAGCAGCGTGTTTATAAATAAGAATATGACACTTGATGAATGTGGGAGTTTGTGTAAGAGGAATTGTTCATGCACTGCATATGCAAACATTGATATCAGAAACGGAGGAAGTGGCTGTGTTATGTGGATTGGTCAACTCTTTGACATGAGTGTCTACCCTACGGATGGCCAAGATCTCTATGTCAGATTGGCTGCAGCTGATATAG GATCTACTTTCTCCAACAAGAATCATAGAGTAGTACAGGCTATTGGCATCACACTTGCTGCACTTGTTTTAGTTTTTGGATTGGTTGCTATTTGTTACTTATGGAAGAAGGGAAAACAAAGATCTAGAG GTTTTGTCCACAGAAATCATGATTGGTTAATGAATGAGGTGGTGCCTTCTAGAAGATACTTGGGTGATGAAAGGAACATGGATGATCTAGAGTTGCCAATGTTTGATTTTGATACCTTAATGATGGCTACAAACAATTTCTCTATAGATAATAAACTTGGAGAAGGAGGCTTCGGTAGTGTTTATAGG GGCAGATTGATTGAAGGCCAAGAAATTGCTGTGAAAAGATTGTCAGAAGACTCTGGACAAGGAattgaagaatttaaaaatgaagTCAAATTAATTGTCAAGCTGCAACACCGAAATCTTGTTCGGTTACTTGGTTgctgcattaaaaaaaatgagaagatgTTGGTGTATGAATATATGGAAAATAGAGGCCTTGATTCCATTTTGTTTG ACAAATCAAAAAGATCATTGCTTGATTGGGAAAGGCGTTTTCATATTATTTATGGAATAGCCAAAGGACTTCTTTATTTGCATCAAGATTCAAGATTTCGAATTATTCATAGAGATCTCAAGACAAGTAACATATTACTAGATAACGAAATGAATCCAAAGATATCAGACTTTGGATTGGCTAGAATTCTTAACAAAGATCAAATCCAAGCAAAAACATTAAGAATTGTTGGAACATA TGGTTATATGTCTCCTGAGTATGCTATGGACGGAAATTTCTCAATAAAATCTGACGTTTTTAGCTTTGGAGTTATTGTATTGGAGATCATAACAGGAAAGAAGAATAGAGAATTTTATAGTAATGACGATGAATTGAATCTTCTCGGATAC GTATGGAGGCATTGGCATGAAGGAACTGTATTGACACTGATTGATCCATCTATTGGCAATTCATACACAGAATCTAAAGTTATAAAATGCATACATATTGGTCTCTTATGTGTTCAAGAATGTGCAGAAGATAGACCAACAATGTCTTCAGTAGTCTTAATGTTGAGCAGTGAAGCTCTGTCAATGCCATCTCCTAAGAACCCTGGATTTTCCACTAAAAAGAATCATTTAAAGATAGATTTATCTCCAAGCAAACAAGATACAACATGGAGTGTAAATCAAGTCACTATTACAATGTTAGATGGTAGATAG